A window of the Lolium perenne isolate Kyuss_39 chromosome 7, Kyuss_2.0, whole genome shotgun sequence genome harbors these coding sequences:
- the LOC127318438 gene encoding uncharacterized protein At4g14342, with protein sequence MQASDRFNINSQLEHLQAKYVGTGHADLTRFEWAVNIQRDSYASYIGHYPMLAYFSIAENESIGRERFQFMQKMLLPCGLPPERDED encoded by the exons ATGCAG GCTAGTGACAGGTTTAACATAAATTCTCAACTTGAACATCTTCAAGCCAAATATGTTGGAACAGGGCATGCTGACCTTACCAGATT TGAATGGGCTGTAAACATCCAAAGGGACagctatgcatcttatattggaCACTATCCAATGTTGGCATATTTTTCCATTGCTGAGAACGAATCAATTGGAAGGGAGCGTTTTCAGTTTATGCAG AAAATGCTGCTTCCATGTGGCCTCCCTCCCGAGAGAGATGAAGACTAA